CACCTTCATGGCCAACAACCTGATCGGTGGTTTCCATGCTCGTCTTGAGGCTTCCCGCAAGTACCTGTTCGGTGCTCAGTCTGTCTACGGTACCAACTACAACTGTGTCATCCGCGGTGTCTTCCTGGTCCGTGGTCAGGAGTTCAAGCCTGCCTTCGATGTCGCCCCCGACTGGGAGAGCTATGACTTCGTGAAGCTTGACCCCTCTAAGGAGGAGGACCGCAAGTACGTCGATGACATGTGGGCTTGGGATGTCCCTGTCACTGTCGACGGCAAGGAGTACCCCTGGGCTGACGGCCACGTCTTCAAATAAGCTAGTGCATTAGGTCCCGTGGCAAATTTATGATGTTACGTCCTAATTTCTTATCGTTTGGTGGCCTTTCTCATTTTCGGCCTGAAAAGCTTCACTTCACTTTATACCCTAGGGCTGGAGAGTGCTACGCTTAGCACGGCTTGTGGTTCAGGTTTTCTGCACCGTGCCGCGCGTACAGTTTTCCGCCCGATACAAATCCCGTCTAATGTCCACACTGTCCATGACGGTTTACGCTTTCTGAAAAAAACACTATTTGATCATGTCATGCTTACGAATTGAGATGTCGGATGATGCAGTAGCTACCTAGTTTAGCACTGAATAGCACTTTGTGCTCACGCAACCACTTCTGATATATTTGGGTAATACTGGTAAATCTGTAAGCCCCAGTAAAACGTATAAATTGTAGTTTGTTGGCCCGTGTTTGAACATGTCGATGTTCCAGGAAAAACTGCAGTGCTATAATTTATGTTCTATTTTCTGGTTGATGTGCTCCAGTTGGCTGGTACTCCGGTTGTTTGCCTTAATCTTAAGACAGACAACTTATACTAGGGTCTCGGAGCGCTTACACTGTGTATGCAGTAGACAAAGGATGCAATAAATTTAGTTACGATATTTGGTTTATAGCCATCTATCGATGTCACTACACGGGCCGTGCAACTAAGACTTGAATCGAATGGCAAGTAGTTTccagacaaagaaacccTTCGGTGAGATTTTAACCCGAGGGATTAACTCTATACTTGCTATCGGTATATGACCGAAATGATGTCCATTGCAATCATATTATACCATTCATGGGTATCAAATTGCGCAAACAAAAGtgtatctatctatttatgtACCAAACATGTATGATTTAGAAGATGATATCCCTAAAAGACGCATATAATTACACATCTGTCAAGACTCAGTCAGTTCTAACGTTCAAAGAATCCTCTAATCGATCTAGAAGGAAGTTCTCGGATTCGGCAGATGAAGTGGCGGGTGATGGTGAACGTTCAAGGATCGGTTGCACCATGGCCTTTGTAGATCCAGCAGAGATACCAGTAGTCGTTGCCGCTGGGATAGTGGGGGTAGCTGTAGCTTTGTCTGCTTGACCTGTTGATGAGACCTTTTGTGGTATCTTGCGAGTTTTCGTTTCCGTTTTTGTCTCTAGCTTTTGCTCTTGTTTGCGGGCCTTGCGTTGCTCCTTTCGCCTTTTCCGCCTTTCTTTGCGGGCTTGCGCCACGGCTGTCGGCTCGGTTGGAGTATCTTGTTGGGAAGGTGGAGAGTGGGCGTCACCGgtggtgctgttgttgtgATTCTGGTCGACCTCCTTGGTATTAACGCCGAGGTCAAGCTCAAGAATGCCGTGATTTTCGGGTAACTCGAAATTCCACCGATAGAGGACTTTGCTGACATCGTCATGTTTTGCTAGTTCGTCCAGGAGTTGCATGACCTTTGGAAATATTGCGGACTCATCGAGACCGTGCTGGTTGGTAAACTCTGGGATCTCGAGTATGTTGTATGGTTCACTGAGAGCCTTGAGTTTACTGTCATCAATCAGGATGGTGTTGGACTGATCCCATCGGGTTTTCAACTGCGTGCCAGTCTGCGTGGCTTTACGGCGTTTATTCTGAGAAGGTGATGGATATGACGCTTGAACCGCCTTATTGCTCCATACCGTCTCTAATGTTTTGTAGACTTGAATTTTAGCCCGGTATTGTGATGACGTGAGACCAAACTTGTCACGACCCCATTCTGCCACGAGAGCCTTTCTTTTATTGCCTGGGAAGAGCCTGTCGCAAACCGCTTTCACCGTGTTCGGCTGGGAACTGGACCAGATCATGACCTTGTATTTTCTCACCaaattatctaaaaattCGTCCAATCCTGCCCTTCTGGCAAACACAGGAGGAAACCGCCGGTGCTTGCGGTAGATCAGCGTGCCATTTAAGTCCAAGATGACCAACAGCGGCTGTGGAGGAGTGACCAACTTGGGCGGTAAAGACGACTGCTCAATGTATGATTTGACAGGGGATGGAGGTTTAGGTGGCGGCGAAGCTACATCCTTTGTTGCCGATGCTCCGACAGGTAGCTGACCAAGCACATCTGAGATGTTGCCGCCAGCAGAACCAGCTGCTGCAAAAGCCATTGGATCAAAGGGCAAGGGCGGAAAGCCACTTAAGAGGGGTCCTGCCATCGCCGGATTTTGTAGACCAAAGTTCATCATGAAAGGAGGTGGAGGCATGAGGGAGAAGTAATTCAGAGGATTACTTATGTCATTGGGCAAAGCAGTGTTAAACGGTGCGAACGCAGGTTGATCGGAAGGCTGCGATTGTGACTGCTGATTCGGGGTatttggagaaaagaacgGAAATTGAAGTGTCTGTTCATTGAAGGCAGCCATCCCACTAGGACCTCCAGGAAATATGGGCATATTAAAATTTGGGTGACTGCTAAAACCGTCGTGGCTCGCTCCCGTGTGGCTATTGCTCTGTGAATGATACGACTGCGAGGTTGATGGTGCTGGACGAACAGGAAACGGCCCTTCCGGACGAGATTGAGGTGCCTGGGTGTCTGCGTTCATACTTCTGTCTGCCGAAACCTGATTGCGCAGCCTACGACTCCTCCGCGGGTTGCCAGGCGTAACTCTCTCAGGGGCCTGGGGCGCTGCTCTTCCCGGGTCATTGCGAGTCACCGTCTTAGCATTCCAGCGACCTCGATATGGTCTCCAAGATGCCCTAAGATTGTTATTCGTTGCATCTCCCTGGGTGTCACCGTAGCCCGATCCATTCTCTGCAACAGTAGACCAATTGTCTCCAGCTGTCCGTTGCTCCATTCCAAGATCCGGGGGTCTTTCGATGTTGACTAAAGCCGGCGGTTGTTTCTTCCGAGGGCACAAACGTGAAAGCAATGCTGATGTAGAAAATGGTGCCGCAACAGCCTTCGGGATAATCTATAGATGTCAGTTATTTATCGGACAAGACAAGAGATACGCCGATGCACCTTATGAGAAGCCCCACTTTGAAACATGCGATCATGTACTGTGATTAAAGGAGGGGATAGAGCTGGGGTGAAAATATGAGGAAATGTGGCCGTACATGAGCGGTATCCCATGGGCACACGAACGAGGTGATACAACCAACAGTAAGGTCTAAGAGAGCAAACGAGAATGCGATGAAACTGATGGCGAAATGGAAAATCGCGACCAAACGGTCTAGATCCACCAACGAGAGCGAAGCTACTTCTCTCACCGCCTTAAACAACCAGCAGTATCGCTTCGATTTTTTGCTCCGCCTTCACCGCCATTGATTGGCTTCTTTGATACATTGTTTTATTTTGTCCTTcgctctttcttttttccctttggtCAGTTATAATACTCGAATACAACTGCAAGCGAAATGGCGATCTCAGATCTCCTCAACCGTCGCGTGCGAGCTTTGccggaggaagacgaagaaatcTATTCAGAAGAATCAGCatttgaagaaaaaagcgATGACAGACGCTCAGGTGAATCCGATTCAGATTCAGACGATCTTGATGACGAAGCATTGGAGGAGACCGATGACAACGTTCGTTTCAAATCTCCTACTTTCTGGCCTTCATAACGATATTCTGACTTCCGCAATAGTCTGAACACGACGGGCCCGTTGGCTtagaagacgacgaagatagTGAAGATGGTGAAGACAATGATAATGGAGAGGACGATGTCCAAGCTTCCCTTAGTAGCATATCCTTTGGAGCCCTCGCTAAAGCGCAAGCGTCACTCGGTCCGAAAGGCAAGCGCAATGCAAAAACCGCCAAACCTACAGAGGAGTCCCCGCAGACTACATCACCGCTAGACGACATCAGAGCGCGAATCCGCGAGGCACGGGAGCAAAAACGTCAAGAATCCGGAAAATCCAAGGACTCGGCAAAACCTGCAAGGACTTCAAAACATGCCCCCATGGTTCAGTCATCTAAACGCGCCGTTTCACGCAAGCGCACTGTTGTCGAACCTCCATCGGTACCCAAATCGCGAGACCCACGATTTGATCCGACGGTGCTCAGTCATGGTGGTCGCCATAATGCTGAATCGGCCAGGAAGGCATACTCGTTCCTAGACGACTATCGTTCTTCAGAGCTGAAAGAGCTAAAGGCCAAGTTCGCCAAAACAAAGAAcgccgaggagaaggaagctTTGAAGCGTGAGATTCGGTCCACGTCGGATCGTCTCCGTGCAATGGAGAATAGGAGGCGGGAAGAGGAGGTACTGGCAGAGCATAAGAAACGAGAGAAACAGCTCATCcgcgaaggaaaaaagagcaaCCCATACTTTTTGAAGAAGTCCGACCTCAAGAAGCAAGTAATGCTCAAGAAATACGAGAATATGAATTCGAAGGAACGCACGAAGGCCCTAGAACGGAGACGGAAGAAGATTGCCtccaaggaaaggaaagagatgcCCATGGAACGCAGATTAGGCAGTGAGGGCAACGATGACGGTGGCAGGAAACGGCGGCGGATGGCGTGAGACCATCCGGACGGCGTTATTGAAGTTATTTTTATGCACTCTCGTATAATAAAATTTGACAGTTCACCTGCCACAGAATTTGGCAAGACTCAACTTTGTTCTGTTTACGCGTTGTAACTCCAGAGTTGTATGTACCtctatgtatatgtataaaCGGCTACACACCAACCGGCCTGTACATCGCTTAGAGCAGCAAGTGTAGTTACAGTTTCGCTTTTGGACAACATCACGGTATTAGTTATCATTAAGTGGAAGGACGCATGTCCTTGCCGGAAATTCGCACGAACTCGTTCCAAATCCGACACCCTAGTCGTAAATTCAAGATATCCAAGCGGGGAATGGGGATCATAAAGAATGTGAAAGCATAAATCATCCAAAGGGGATGTGAAGTCAGAATAGTAGAACGATCAAACCAATGGTATCCCAACGCAACATGAGAAATAGAGCAAGTAAAGAGTGCGGATGGTAGGAATGGATGCCTTTAAAAATAGGCATCAACATAATTCTCACATGGTCTTGGCaaatcaaaagaaacccTAATTAATCACAAGGAAACGCCTCGCAAGTCCATTGAAACGGAGGCTATTCAAAGCACCTTTCAATTCAGACCTTGGATGGTATAAGCGtgaaaaagaataaaaacaTTGCAGAAGAGAGGAATAAAGTAGATGGTAAGAacgatgagaatgaaaataTCAATAACAACGAAAGGGCAACGTCAAAAAACAACCTAACCCTCCACCGGTTAGGATGGCATCCTGTTCATGCTGTTCGTATAGATAGTCATACATATTCATCATGTCCAGGTGGCTGACACCGCCCAATATGAGGATACACCCGAGCGGTTGTTATAATATCCACTGGTGACCAGTCATCAAACTAGAATCTCACGTTGCTGTGGACACAACAGATGGGTAGGACAAGGGACTCCCGTCTGAGTCGCTGGACATGAAATATAATTGGACGGTTTTGAAGAGTGCTGAAGAAGTTTGGCCGTGATAAACAAGAAATTTATGAATGAAACAGATCCCATGCTCTTGCACATAGTGCCAAAaactcttctttctttctccgctGGGTCTCAGGCGAGTCTCTGCCGGCTCCGAATGGGCCATAGCTAGCTCCTGCTCCGGGTGCCAACGCTGGGTTTTGCCGGTAATGTGGTTCAGGACCGTGGCCCAGGGGGGGACTTCCGTTGTCTTGCTCATACTCACTTCTAGTGCGGCGACGAGCGGTCCTCTCGGAAGGGTACATGGGTTGGGAGGGAGGAACCTGAGTATTGGGCACCGGTGCCGCTTCTGGATGAACTGCTGTGGACTTAGGTTGGCCATTGACGGCACGTGGGGATGGCGGAGTCGGGGGCTGATGGCCTCCATAGTGCACGATACGTGGCAGCAGGTCCTCCCGTCCACCGGACAGCTCTTGAACAGCCTCCTCTGCCGAACGATATTCCCGTGGCCGCTTGGGAACCTGGGTGGCGGTTCCCGGAATTCTAGGAGATGGTAACGGTGGCAGGTTGTTTGactgggaagagttggagTTGGATGCATTCTGGTAAAACGGCGCACGGTTTGCGTTCTGTTCACGAGAGCCCAGAGCATCAGAACCAAAAACATCGGAAAGCGGAGGAAGCCGATTGTTCGTTTGAGTAACAGGGATGTGGTGAAGATGAGACGTCGACCCTAATGTAGGACTCTGGTTGGCAACTTGGCGTGTCAACGGCTGCGGTTGGTGTCTGCTGGTAAAGGTCTGGTTCAATGGCGCGGATTGGATGACACGTTCATTGGCAAATTGCGCTGCAGATGGCGGAACAATGGAGAGGCCTGGGGGAGGCCTCCGCTTCGAAGCACTAGCCTTGGGGAGACCGAACGAGGATTCGGATGGCTTTATTCCGTCTGGGCCATCATCCTTGGCGGACCTTTGCAACCGTGATTCGATTATAGACCTCTGCTGGTCTCTCACTGAAAGACTTCTCTGCAACTGTTCTCTCATGATTGGATCGTGCGTCTGGAAACCCGGCGATAGGCAAGCGATTCCAACCTGGTGCATATTGACACCCTCCCGGGCCGTCATAGGACCACCAGGAGGGCGGGCTGATAAGCCACCGGAGGTCGGAAGACTCGTTGATAGGTCTAATTTCCGCGGTCGAGGCCGAGAGTGGGACTGCATGGCAGGCGAAGAAGGGGGTTCTTTCTTGACGATGACCTTAGGGGGAGCACTTCCGTTTTGCGATCTGGTCAACCGTTAGCTTTCCAATTAACCAGGTGACTATTCTGGGTCTTAGGAAGATACTTACGCAGGCGacgtttgttttcttcccgCAGGCGAACTCTTTGAGGACGACCCATCCCGGGAAGGCCCCGAAGGCCGGGGTGGAGTGGAGGTAGACTGGCTACCAGCTGTGGGTGCCAACGTTGGGCAATTTTTGGGACTTGGATCGCGATTCATGTGCGAAGATGTTAACGGGGCAGCTGTGGCAGGCGCGACTGCAGTAGACATATTCGCAAAAGAGATGCGAAACTATATACTGGAAAGGAAGATTTGAGGGTATCCGATCAAGGTTGAAAATCCACAGCTCTCCACTTCTTAACACTGCATTCAAGTCACGCCTTATGCCGTATATAAACCACAAATTCTCCTATAGCTGGGACGACTGCGCCACCGACGGTCGATCAAATGCTCTAGAACGCCCAGCAAAGCGTCGCGGGCAAGATATCAAGCTTTGTTGTATCAGGCGCCCGGCTATTGATAGCGTAAGATGCGGTCGAACCAAATGGAGCGCAAATCTCCAGACTCGGCAGTGTCGGCGGCTATGGTTCTAAGAACGATAGAGCTCTGAAAACGAGGGGGGGAGCGAAGGCTCTAGGAACCGAAACCAAGATGACAGCGACAATGAATCGCCCACGGCgacaagaggaagaagggtAGGTGTGGAGAGGAGGGCAGGGAGCCAACAGAAAAAGTGGCACACAAGCAACTGTTGGTCAAGCAGTTCGGGGGTGAAACTGTGACGAGGTGTGGCCGGATGCTTAGGAACAGCGGTTAACTAACGGTAGTAACTGGGCGGCAGTGCGGCGACTCTGAGAGGTCGGTTGGAGCGGGAGAACGATCCAGAGCAAGCAAGCGAAGGGAATGGACCGGGATGTTCGACAAGGCTGGCCCAGCGATACGCAAGTGACCTAAAAAGGGAGGTGTAGAGGGTAATTTCACCTCCTTTAGGTAGAATTACagaaataaaataggaagaaaaaggagaggGGAAcggggagaggaggggaagggaaagagagagggaaggagaagaaaacgaggaagaggggtgtaggaagtagaagagcggatatgatgatgattattTAGTAGATTTTCCAGACTGTATGGGCAaagtagagaaagaaacgacCAGTGGGACAAAGAACTGGGGAGGAGAAATTCACGTCAATCAATCAGGGTTGAGAAACGGTAGCAATTCCAACCGGTACCACACTTTAGAGagattataatcttaatGGTAATaaaccaagaaaaagaaaagagaaaaaaaggaaaaaatcTACCAAAATATGACCAAATGAGAGAGAGctgtatgtatggtattGATTGGGTCGAAACTGGAGCAAAAGACAAGAGATTCAAGACAAGTCATGTATGGAGCTCGGATGTGGGGAGAGCAGTACATTGGAACTTGCTCCAAGATGAGTACTAGGAGTATACATCCATTCGTAGCAACAACTTCTTGTAACATGTATTGGAAGgatgtaaaaaaaaaaaaaaaaagagaaaaataaaagaaaaaattaaaatcaaaattaaattgaaattaagaaattagaaatttaattaataaaagaaattctaattataatGAACGATAATATTACAAAAAATTCCCTTATCGACCTTTCCATAGGGTAATAATCATCAAACTCCTGAACCCTCAGGTGTGCAGTGGAGAGGGTCCGGTCTCATTGGTAGAGGCTGAGACATAGTTTGTTTCTGTTGAGGGCTCATCCGCTGATGATCTGACACTTCTGTGACAGTGTTTTAGTGCGGATGATGCTGCGTGTTGGTGGTCTCATCGTTTTACCAATATATTGGAATCATTCTTCATTGATCCAATATTGTACACATAGTAAGGCAATCAACATCCCAAATCAATGGAAGttaaagaaaaaggaatatatGATGTTTGAAAGAGACGAAGGATTTCAAGAGATAACATCCAAAAATGGTAagaaaaaactataaaaaaaaaaaaaaaaaaaggcctTTCCCATGTCTGTATCATCCACCAGCTGACAACTTTCCCCCCGCTAAGCTACTTTCAGCTAATGTAGGGGCTCTTCCCTTGCGACCCCGTCCCGGAGGTCGTGATTCAAAACTGCTGGCGCTTAATTGTCGGAGAACGTGGTGTTATGACCATACCttctgtacggagtactaaATATCCTGAGAAGATTCATTCTATCACCTAGATATGAGCCATGTTAATACCTCTCCTATGAAACAAAGGTTGaaatatcttcctccccctTCCTTCATCCAAGTAACAAgataaataaacaaacaaataaataaataaggGTGTGACATGGCTTCTCCAGTAGTCAGACACAACTCAAaacctctctctcttgtgTCAGGTAATAACAACAGCAAACTTTAATACCAGAACGGAAtgaaaccaaaccaaaccaagcaaACACCCCCTTCGAACTATTGGCCTCTCAGTGGCACCCAAAGAATCTGCGACACAAGCGTCCCTCACCAACCCGATTGTTATCCACCGGCTCCAAACTGGTGGAAacaatacggagtagtccCTTCCTGTTCCATGAAAGCTGCTGTAACTTATCTCCGAAGAAGTGCTGTGTCCCTTCCCCTCACGGCCCTTGCAACTTCTCATGGGCatgaatgtatgtatgtaataGTAGTACATAGtcctacatacataccttaCCTGGAAGAGGACTGGCTGACTTGGAAACTACTCTctgatattttctttatattgaCAACCCGGGAACTATATCATTTGCGacctattttcttttatttcaTACAGATGTGATGGGTCACATTTTTTCCACGTTCttttgactttttcttttttctttttttttgttcagTTCTATAGCTGTTGACCTTTTCCGGtctgtcttcttcgcctaCAACTCTATCTAACTCAATGACatgagaggaagagagggggaagaaaaaaacaaaaaggtTC
This DNA window, taken from Aspergillus flavus chromosome 5, complete sequence, encodes the following:
- a CDS encoding putative pre-rRNA processing protein (rRNA biogenesis protein rrp36), with amino-acid sequence MAISDLLNRRVRALPEEDEEIYSEESAFEEKSDDRRSGESDSDSDDLDDEALEETDDNSEHDGPVGLEDDEDSEDGEDNDNGEDDVQASLSSISFGALAKAQASLGPKGKRNAKTAKPTEESPQTTSPLDDIRARIREAREQKRQESGKSKDSAKPARTSKHAPMVQSSKRAVSRKRTVVEPPSVPKSRDPRFDPTVLSHGGRHNAESARKAYSFLDDYRSSELKELKAKFAKTKNAEEKEALKREIRSTSDRLRAMENRRREEEVLAEHKKREKQLIREGKKSNPYFLKKSDLKKQVMLKKYENMNSKERTKALERRRKKIASKERKEMPMERRLGSEGNDDGGRKRRRMA
- a CDS encoding TFIIF-interacting CTD phosphatase; protein product: MGYRSCTATFPHIFTPALSPPLITVHDRMFQSGASHKIIPKAVAAPFSTSALLSRLCPRKKQPPALVNIERPPDLGMEQRTAGDNWSTVAENGSGYGDTQGDATNNNLRASWRPYRGRWNAKTVTRNDPGRAAPQAPERVTPGNPRRSRRLRNQVSADRSMNADTQAPQSRPEGPFPVRPAPSTSQSYHSQSNSHTGASHDGFSSHPNFNMPIFPGGPSGMAAFNEQTLQFPFFSPNTPNQQSQSQPSDQPAFAPFNTALPNDISNPLNYFSLMPPPPFMMNFGLQNPAMAGPLLSGFPPLPFDPMAFAAAGSAGGNISDVLGQLPVGASATKDVASPPPKPPSPVKSYIEQSSLPPKLVTPPQPLLVILDLNGTLIYRKHRRFPPVFARRAGLDEFLDNLVRKYKVMIWSSSQPNTVKAVCDRLFPGNKRKALVAEWGRDKFGLTSSQYRAKIQVYKTLETVWSNKAVQASYPSPSQNKRRKATQTGTQLKTRWDQSNTILIDDSKLKALSEPYNILEIPEFTNQHGLDESAIFPKVMQLLDELAKHDDVSKVLYRWNFELPENHGILELDLGVNTKEVDQNHNNSTTGDAHSPPSQQDTPTEPTAVAQARKERRKRRKEQRKARKQEQKLETKTETKTRKIPQKVSSTGQADKATATPTIPAATTTGISAGSTKAMVQPILERSPSPATSSAESENFLLDRLEDSLNVRTD